One region of Quercus lobata isolate SW786 chromosome 2, ValleyOak3.0 Primary Assembly, whole genome shotgun sequence genomic DNA includes:
- the LOC115978230 gene encoding LOW QUALITY PROTEIN: uncharacterized protein LOC115978230 (The sequence of the model RefSeq protein was modified relative to this genomic sequence to represent the inferred CDS: inserted 4 bases in 2 codons), with amino-acid sequence MQPEIILPSLFFIGLASADLLQNPDFESPPSNLTGNSNSSVVPLGQNNTIPGWTFEGTMNYVKDSQNISLPGNGHGIQLGQDGKXNQTFTANGNIINYLLTFTLAPGGQNCSANADIVVSAPDSTMVFSWKQHYGKTWESYGHYLGSWGEGEPINLVFQSQTTETDPNSICWPVLDTLLLKGIAESFEATDNLLLNGGFEYGPDFLSNSTEGILLDQTPSPVQSPLLLWSVQGTVKYIDSKYYFVPQGNAAIEIVSGVSAGIQIPTILNEGSTYNLNFTLGDANDTCVGDFLVGALAGSTAQNFXLKSNGTGSAEKFSLTFKAGPSPTLISFLSYKTSQTKDGVFCGPLIDDVVLLLRASSGLKLEMQLKVLISLYILVAILQIHWR; translated from the exons ATGCAGCCGGAAATCATCCTTCCCTCACTTTTTTTCATAGGATTAGCATCCGCAG ATCTTCTTCAGAATCCAGATTTTGAATCTCCACCATCAAACTTGACAGGAAATTCCAACTCCTCAGTTGTGCCATTGGGCCAAAACAACACAATTCCTGGATGGACATTTGAAGGTACCATGAATTATGTAAAAGATAGTCAAAACATATCATTGCCAGGGAATGGACATGGCATACAATTGGGTCAAGATGGCAA CAACCAAACTTTCACTGCTAATGGCAATATCATAAATTACTTGCTTACCTTCACGTTGGCCCCAGGAGGTCAGAATTGTTCAGCCAACGCTGATATAGTAGTGTCAGCCCCAGATAGTACCATGGTCTTTTCTTGGAAGCAACATTATGGGAAAACATGGGAGAGCTATGGTCACTACTTGGGTAGTTGGGGTGAGGGAGAGCCTATTAATCTCGTGTTTCAAAGCCAAACCACAGAAACTGATCCCAATTCCATATGTTGGCCTGTGCTTGATACGCTTCTCCTTAAGGGCATTGCAGAATCTTTTGAAGCCACTG ATAACCTATTGCTAAATGGAGGATTTGAATACGGTCCTGATTTCTTGAGTAACTCTACTGAGGGAATTCTGCTTGATCAAACACCAAGTCCTGTTCAATCCCCATTACTACTATGGTCTGTGCAAGGAACTGTCAAATACATAGACTCCAAATACTACTTTGTCCCACAAGGCAATGCTGCTATAGAGATTGTCTCAGGAGTTTCAGCTGGCATACAAATACCAACAATTCTTAACGAAGGCTCTACCTATAACTTGAATTTCACATTGGGAGATGCTAATGATACTTGTGTGGGAGATTTCTTAGTAGGTGCTCTAGCAGGATCGACTGCCCAGAATTT GCTGAAGAGCAATGGGACTGGCTCGGCTGAGAAATTCTCTTTGACATTCAAGGCAGGTCCAAGTCCAACTTTAATCAGTTTCCTCAGCTATAAAACAAGCCAGACAAAAGATGGTGTGTTCTGTGGTCCTTTGATCGATGATGTGGTTTTGCTTTTGCGTGCTTCTTCTGGCTTGAAACTAGAAATGCAATTGAAGGTTCTGATTTCTCTTTATATACTGGTAGCCATTCTACAAATACATTGGAGATGA
- the LOC115976444 gene encoding pentatricopeptide repeat-containing protein At5g56310-like, producing MFPPKPIFFTNSLSLFTLRLHSSYTCFPLPPKPPGLSLLADQCTSMRQLKQVHAQMIVSARIHDTFAASRLLSFCSLSEFGDVLYALKIFENTQTPNGFMWNTLIRANASGPNPCEALFLYVRMRRVGVVPGKHTFPFVLKACFRFCSVLLCKQVHTHVVKFGLDLDLHVVNGLVRGYSVSSSLGDARLVFEEFPERNLSIWTTMISGYAQNFCSNEALVLFDQMVAEGFEPNDATLASVLSACARSGCLELGERIHLFMKEKGIEVGVILGTALVHMYAKNGAILVAQELFDSMCEKNVATWNAIICGLASHGRVEEALSLFRKLENVQVLPNDITFVGVLSACCHAGLIDVGSEIFRSMKRVYGIEPKIEHFGCMVDLLGRGGKLLEAEELIKGMVWKPDVVIWGALLGASKNHGNIEVAERVVNEILVLEPHNHGVYVVLSNMYAEAGQWGDVLRLRKLMKEGSLKKTPGWSLVDSENVVCKYASENTHLAV from the coding sequence ATGTTCCCGCCAAAACCGATCTTCTTCAccaactcactctctctcttcacaCTACGCTTACACTCTTCTTACACCTGTTTTCCTCTACCGCCAAAGCCTCCTGGTCTTTCTCTCCTAGCAGACCAATGTACTTCAATGCGCCAACTCAAACAAGTCCACGCCCAAATGATTGTCTCTGCTCGCATCCACGATACTTTCGCCGCTAGCAGATTGCTCTCCTTCTGCTCTCTCTCTGAGTTCGGCGATGTTCTTTACGCTCTAAAGATCTTCGAGAACACACAAACCCCGAATGGCTTTATGTGGAACACGCTCATTAGAGCTAACGCTAGTGGCCCAAACCCTTGTGAGGCTCTGTTTCTTTATGTAAGGATGAGGAGGGTCGGTGTTGTACCGGGTAAACACACGTTCCCTTTTGTTCTCAAAGCTTGTTTTCGGTTTTGCTCGGTTTTATTGTGCAAACAGGTTCATACCCATGTTGTGAAATTTGGGTTGGACTTGGATTTGCATGTGGTTAATGGGTTGGTGAGGGGTTACTCTGTTTCGAGTAGTTTAGGGGATGCCCGGTTGGTGTTTGAGGAATTTCCTGAGAGGAATTTGAGTATTTGGACGACGATGATTAGTGGGTATGCGCAGAATTTTTGTTCCAATGAGGCTTTGGTGCTTTTTGATCAAATGGTTGCTGAGGGGTTTGAACCAAACGATGCAACTTTGGCCTCTGTGTTGTCTGCTTGTGCTCGATCGGGTTGTTTAGAATTGGGAGAAAGAATTCACTTGTTTATGAAGGAGAAAGGGATTGAGGTGGGAGTGATTCTTGGGACGGCATTGGTGCATATGTATGCGAAGAATGGAGCGATTTTGGTAGCTCAGGAATTGTTTGATAGTATGTGTGAAAAGAATGTTGCGACTTGGAATGCAATAATTTGTGGGTTGGCAAGTCATGGCCGTGTTGAAGAGGCACTTAGTCTCTTCCGAAAGCTAGAGAATGTGCAGGTTCTGCCAAATGACATTACATTTGTTGGGGTTTTATCTGCCTGTTGTCATGCTGGCTTGATTGATGTTGGAAGTGAGATTTTTCGTTCCATGAAAAGGGTGTATGGCATTGAACCGAAGATTGAGCATTTTGGGTGCATGGTTGATCTTCTTGGGAGAGGTGGGAAGCTGCTGGAAGCAGAGGAATTGATAAAAGGAATGGTGTGGAAGCCTGATGTGGTGATCTGGGGAGCTTTGTTGGGGGCCAGTAAAAACCATGGAAATATCGAGGTTGCTGAAAGAGTGGTAAACGAAATTCTTGTTTTGGAACCTCATAATCATGGGGTTTATGTTGTTTTGTCTAATATGTATGCAGAGGCTGGACAGTGGGGAGATGTTTTGAGGCTGAGAAAGTTAATGAAAGAAGGGAGCCTGAAGAAAACACCTGGATGGAGCCTGGTGGATAGTGAAAATGTTGTATGTAAATATGCATCAGAAAATACCCATTTGGCAGTGTGA